The following are encoded in a window of Rosa chinensis cultivar Old Blush chromosome 4, RchiOBHm-V2, whole genome shotgun sequence genomic DNA:
- the LOC112196248 gene encoding protein ALP1-like isoform X1, whose protein sequence is MAKPESIPPNIRESTRFYPYFKDCVGAIDGTHIPATVVGREVSRYRNRHGKISQNVLAACNFDLQFIYVISGWEGSAHDSKVLNDAISRRNGLKVPPGKYYLGDCGFPNRRRFLAPFRGTRYHLKDFGGEGNHPVNAIELFNLRHASLRNVIERIFGIFKSRFTIFKSAPPFLYKTQAELVLACAGLHNFLRQECRSDEFPPEPEEDPIDNHEDNFEWDDFQTQDQQRENANEWRMSIATHMWTDAQPNANNENNDNQESENEGEE, encoded by the exons ATGGCTAAACCTGAATCCATACCACCTAACATAAGAGAAAGTACAAGGTTCTATCCTTACTTTAAG gaTTGTGTCGGAGCTATAGATGGCACGCATATTCCTGCAACGGTAGTTGGACGTGAGGTAAGCAGATATCGAAATCGCCATGGGAAGATATCACAAAATGTATTAGCAGCTTGTAACTTTGATTTACAGTTCATATATGTGATTAGTGGATGGGAGGGTTCCGCTCATGATTCAAAAGTGTTGAATGATGCGATTTCTAGACGAAATGGACTCAAAGTGCCACCAG gtaAATATTACTTAGGGGACTGCGGATTCCCAAATCGACGTCGGTTCCTAGCTCCATTTCGAGGTACTCGATATCACCTCAAAGATTttggtggtgaaggaaatcatccTGTCAATGCAATTGAGTTATTCAATCTTCGCCATGCTTCCTTGAGGAACGTAATTGAGAGAATATTTGGAATATTTAAGTCGcgtttcacaatcttcaaatcAGCACCACCATTTTTATATAAGACACAAGCAGAACTAGTTTTGGCTTGTGCAGGACTGCACAATTTTCTTCGACAGGAATGTCGTTCAGATGAATTTCCTCCTGAACCAGAAGAAGATCCGATAGACAATCACGAAGATAATTTTGAATGGGATGATTTTCAAACCCAAGATCAGCAAAGAGAGAATGCTAATGAATGGAGAATGAGTATTGCTACTCATATGTGGACAGATGCCCAACCAAAtgccaacaatgaaaacaatgacaatcaagaaagtgaaaatgaggGAGAAGAATAA
- the LOC112198796 gene encoding uncharacterized protein At2g29880, with product MGDSQGNGKRKDYKTWNAEESNVLLQLMVEGAKLGLRDINGVISKQTVEAKLLPKLKEKLGCEISFSHYQSRVKWFKKQYTNYSQLMRHSSGFGWDPITKRFTADDEVWADYLKSHPTHGHFRSETFPDYEDLKIAVGNGTATGIGSISLGDDTDASTFGAEENGPWGIDGLVFDRNTNMFVQSENESSHQENSPSLSQQPFQGTNVDAPPHSRTQGKRSRTDYENNSGSKGATSQAEVLENLSSGIGKIVTSFDKICGLMEKRESRESDLLDAMNETPGLTDEACFMALDLLNTKAKQDFFLKMTPEQRHNWITYKQMQ from the exons ATGGGAGATTCACAAGGGAATGGTAAAAGAAAAGATTACAAAACTTGGAATGCTGAAGAGAGCAATGTTTTGCTTCAACTTATGGTTGAAGGCGCCAAACTTGGATTGCGTGATATTAATGGTGTGATAAGCAAACAAACAGTAGAGGCGAAGCTACTTCCTAAACTGAAGGAAAAACTTGGTTGTGAAATAAGTTTTAGTCATTACCAAAGTAGAGTGAAATGGTTTAAGAAACAATACACCAATTACTCTCAACTTATGCGTCATAGTTCTGGATTTGGGTGGGATCCGATCACAAAGAGATTCACTGCTGATGATGAAGTATGGGCAGATTATTTGAAG TCACATCCAACGCATGGGCACTTTCGGTCagaaacttttccagactatgagGACTTGAAAATTGCAGTTGGAAATGGAACTGCAACTGGAATAGGCTCAATCAGTTTAGGTGATGATACAGATGCCTCTACATTTGGAGCGGAAGAAAACGGACCTTGGGGAATTGATGGATTAGTTTTTGATCGAAATACTAACATGTTCGTGCAAAGTGAAAATGAGTCATCACACCAAGAAAACTCGCCATCTCTTTCACAACAACCCTTCCAAGGTACCAATGTAGATGCTCCACCACATAGCAGGACTCAAGGAAAACGGAGTAGGACTGACTATGAAAATAATAGCGGCTCAAAGGGGGCAACTAGTCAGGCTGAGGTTTTAGAAAACTTATCAAGTGGCATTGGTAAAATTGTCACAAGTTTTGATAAAATTTGTGGCTTAATggagaagagagaatcaagAGAGAGTGATCTTTTGGATGCTATGAACGAGACCCCAGGATTAACTGATGAGGCTTGCTTTATGGCTCTTGATTTGCTTAATACTAAAGCAAAGCAAGATTTCTTCTTGAAGATGACTCCTGAACAACGACATAATTGGATCACCTATAAACAAATGCAATAG
- the LOC112196248 gene encoding uncharacterized protein LOC112196248 isoform X2, with protein sequence MAKPESIPPNIRESTRFYPYFKDCVGAIDGTHIPATVVGREFIYVISGWEGSAHDSKVLNDAISRRNGLKVPPGKYYLGDCGFPNRRRFLAPFRGTRYHLKDFGGEGNHPVNAIELFNLRHASLRNVIERIFGIFKSRFTIFKSAPPFLYKTQAELVLACAGLHNFLRQECRSDEFPPEPEEDPIDNHEDNFEWDDFQTQDQQRENANEWRMSIATHMWTDAQPNANNENNDNQESENEGEE encoded by the exons ATGGCTAAACCTGAATCCATACCACCTAACATAAGAGAAAGTACAAGGTTCTATCCTTACTTTAAG gaTTGTGTCGGAGCTATAGATGGCACGCATATTCCTGCAACGGTAGTTGGACGTGAG TTCATATATGTGATTAGTGGATGGGAGGGTTCCGCTCATGATTCAAAAGTGTTGAATGATGCGATTTCTAGACGAAATGGACTCAAAGTGCCACCAG gtaAATATTACTTAGGGGACTGCGGATTCCCAAATCGACGTCGGTTCCTAGCTCCATTTCGAGGTACTCGATATCACCTCAAAGATTttggtggtgaaggaaatcatccTGTCAATGCAATTGAGTTATTCAATCTTCGCCATGCTTCCTTGAGGAACGTAATTGAGAGAATATTTGGAATATTTAAGTCGcgtttcacaatcttcaaatcAGCACCACCATTTTTATATAAGACACAAGCAGAACTAGTTTTGGCTTGTGCAGGACTGCACAATTTTCTTCGACAGGAATGTCGTTCAGATGAATTTCCTCCTGAACCAGAAGAAGATCCGATAGACAATCACGAAGATAATTTTGAATGGGATGATTTTCAAACCCAAGATCAGCAAAGAGAGAATGCTAATGAATGGAGAATGAGTATTGCTACTCATATGTGGACAGATGCCCAACCAAAtgccaacaatgaaaacaatgacaatcaagaaagtgaaaatgaggGAGAAGAATAA
- the LOC112195833 gene encoding uncharacterized protein LOC112195833: MDDQVIIPQKDRRGKEDTSHRLSKERVLSREGTLKSSGSKLKRLVKMANPQHPIIPNVNSSQISRCCAKSPLFQSTVGVESRIPKHILSVDEKFRRRCLELIHISASKAAQCNVAVNLSSAKMGVLAESLSAGDFRSGDTCDSARFVYECPLEAGGGSVVISPAGQWIVGTVMGSKSMINILKSPLFHQVGPEGGNADSGRITSNDDKASICHDLAECPGALTFSSPTTEKEIPVKGSIKNESDGGHKRLVSTCSIDSPSSDQSSRAALASVSQGMLQCTWKGGNPHFVFSTDEQKEVYVANLWKVQSKEDKSLDYIYLFHAGKGGQKNHEIRDSESHLVGKMKVRNLVSLCSNNSKIMETEFVLYGDGIEMHTSSHNLKKSKGLSKKMVGVFRTSHLSKQKTISKLSGALENSSWESCLDDTASNQDALGLPNLLEDNLPPNFELAAIVMKDHLPDDRKEETGGWGLKFLKKVGVKKTNNSVEVSVPLECCRNNGDCSTSMDVLIPTGLHGGPRTRNGGPSSLTERWRSGGYCDCGGWDMGCPLTVLKSKSRKEDILPQSDTQGECKPFDLNLQGSEHATPTLRMLNVHDGLYFVHFQPTLSILQSFSIAVAIIHTQTPSLRPKCTEVSTKVQG, encoded by the exons ATGGATGATCAAGTTATAATTCCTCAGAAAGATCGCCGGGGAAAAGAGGATACATCTCATAGATTGAGCAAGGAGAGAGTATTATCAAGAGAAGGTACTTTAAAATCCTCCGGCTCAAAATTGAAGAGGTTGGTCAAAATGGCAAATCCACAGCACCCTATAATTCCAAATGTTAATAGTTCACAAATTAGTAGATGTTGCGCAAAAAGTCCATTGTTTCAAAGTACTGTTGGCGTTGAGAGTAGGATTCCAAAGCATATACTGAGCGTAGATGAAAAATTTCGCCGTCGATGCTTGGAATTGATTCATATTAGTGCATCCAAAGCAGCTCAATGCAATGTAGCTGTGAATTTGAGCTCTGCGAAGATGGGTGTTTTAGCTGAAAGCCTTAGTGCGGGTGATTTTAGAAGTGGAGATACATGTGACTCTGCGAGGTTTGTTTATGAATGCCCATTGGAAGCTGGAGGTGGGAGTGTTGTCATAAGCCCTGCAGGACAGTGGATTGTAGGTACAGTTATGGGGAGCAAGAGCATGATAAATATTTTGAAGAGCCCTTTGTTTCACCAAGTTGGCCCCGAAGGTGGCAATGCAGATTCTGGAAGAATAACTTCAAATGATGACAAAGCCTCGATATGCCATGATTTAGCAGAGTGTCCTGGTGCATTAACTTTCTCTTCACCGACGACAGAAAAAGAAATTCCAGTTAAGGGAAGCATTAAAAATGAATCTGATGGGGGTCACAAAAGGCTTGTTTCTACGTGTAGCATAGACTCTCCATCTTCTGATCAATCTTCCCGTGCGGCTCTCGCCTCCGTTTCCCAAGGAATGCTCCAGTGCACGTGGAAGGGAGGGAATCCTCATTTTGTTTTCTCTACAGATGAACAGAAGGAGGTCTATGTAGCCAATTTGTGGAAGGTTCAGTCTAAAGAGGACAAGTCTCTGGATTATATATACCTGTTCCATGCAGGAAAGGGTGGCCAAAAGAACCATGAGATTCGCGATAGTGAGTCACACCTAGTCGGTAAGATGAAGGTGAGGAATTTGGTCTCTCTCTGCTCAAACAATTCAAAGATCATGGAGACTGAGTTTGTTTTGTATGGTGATGGTATTGAGATGCACACTTCTAGCCATAACCTCAAGAAGAGTAAGGGGTTATCGAAAAAGATGGTGGGAGTGTTCAGGACAAGTCACTTATCCAAACAAAAAACCATCTCCAAATTGAGTGGAGCTCTTGAGAATTCTTCTTGGGAGTCATGCCTAGATGATACAGCCAGCAATCAAGATGCTCTAGGTCTGCCGAATTTGTTAGAAGATAACCTCCCTCCAAATTTTGAATTAGCTGCAATTGTTATGAAAGACCATCTCCCTGATGATCGTAAGGAGGAAACTGGAGGTTGGGGTTTGAAATTTCTGAAGAAAGTTGGGGTGAAGAAAACCAATAACTCTGTGGAAGTGTCAGTGCCTCTCGAATGTTGTCGAAATAATGGTGATTGCTCTACAAGTATGGATGTTCTAATCCCCACAGGTCTTCATGGTGGACCAAGAACCAGAAATGGTGGCCCTTCAAGTCTTACTGAAAGATGGAGATCTGGTGGATACTGTGACTGTGGTGGCTGGGACATGGGGTGCCCTCTCACAGTACTTAAAAGCAAATCAAGGAAAGAGGACATTTTGCCTCAGTCAGATACTCAAGGGGAGTGCAAGCCGTTTGATTTAAATTTACAG GGCTCTGAGCATGCCACTCCCACATTAAGGATGCTGAATGTCCATGATGGTCTGTATTTTGTTCATTTTCAACCTACTCTGTCAATTCTGCAATCTTTCTCAATTGCAGTAGCGATTATCCATACACAGACTCCTTCTCTCCGGCCGAAATGTACAGAAGTTTCAACCAAAGTCCAGGGGTGA